From the genome of Lotus japonicus ecotype B-129 chromosome 6, LjGifu_v1.2, one region includes:
- the LOC130724032 gene encoding disease resistance protein RPM1-like — protein sequence MAEMAVSFAVDHLLPLLTDEATLLRGLHRGFGDIKDELESIQAFLKDADRRAAADEGSEGVKTWVKQVRQVAFQIEDIIDDYLIHLGQQQHQQQEHQHGCAAPLHNIAELIITLKRRHQIASEIQEIKSCVREIKDRSDRYGFQRQQQVSSSRENAKWYDPRTAALYIDEAEVLGFEVPKDELIGWLLKGRAERAVISVVGMGGQGKTTLAKKDFDNHKVIAHFDCHAWITVSQSYTVEGLLRDMLHKFCGDPPQGILQMDRDSLINAVRDYLQQKRYVVVFDDVWNKHFWDEIQFAVIDNKNGSRIVITTRKMEVIMSCKKSSLVQVHELQPLTQEQSLELFYKKAFRFDFDGCCPEELTEISSKIVKKCNGLPLAIVTIGGFLSTKEKNPFEWTRFSQNLSSELDKDSHLIGITKILGFSYDDLPYYLKSCFLYFGVYPEDYEVKSERLIRQWIAEGFVKEEKGKTLAEVAQGYLTELIHRSLVQVSSVSIDGKAEGCRVHDLIREMILKKLEDLSFCKFIGEDDQSRSALSGISRRLSIATTSNDLIGNIRSSHIRSLLFFTNEELPEYLVREIPTKYKLKVLDFQLNKLTCVPKDLGNLIHLKYLSLRTTGIWSLPKCIGKLQHLETLDLRGTSVRDIPKEVSKLRKLQHLLGDSMCLVQLKDGIGGMTSLQTLKKVYIDEDGGVDLIRELGKLRLLRELSLTNVRGEHGSTLSSSINVMEHLEKLHIHTTISEEIDLHLISPPQKFQDLYLCGKINRLLDWVPKLQNLVKLYLQSKLTDDESLQNMSSLLYLHFSCRLHSYEGETLYFHDGGFQKLKELHIAHLPKLSSILIDRGALPSLKMLELTSLPELQKIPSVIQHLDKLEVLQLNYMNVYPSSFPSGGPSIAMKQVVQVKIRSYDRSRGSYTEVIPYSRS from the coding sequence TTGATCATCTGCTTCCACTGTTAACAGATGAAGCAACTCTGCTCAGAGgcttgcacagaggatttggaGACATTAAAGATGAACTAGAAAGCATCCAAGCCTTCCTCAAGGATGCAGATAGAAGAGCTGCAGCAGATGAAGGAAGTGAAGGAGTGAAAACATGGGTGAAGCAAGTGAGACAAGTTGCTTTCCAAATAGAAGACATCATTGATGACTACTTGATCCATTTGGGACAACAACAACACCAGCAACAAGAGCATCAGCATGGATGTGCAGCTCCACTCCATAATATTGCTGAACTGATCATAACCTTGAAGCGTCGTCATCAAATTGCTTCTGAGATTCAAGAAATCAAGTCATGTGTTCGTGAAATCAAGGACAGAAGTGACAGATATGGCTTCCAACGCCAACAACAAGTATCAAGCAGCAGGGAAAATGCCAAATGGTATGACCCCCGAACAGCTGCTCTTTACATTGATGAAGCTGAAGTTCTTGGGTTTGAAGTGCCAAAAGATGAACTAATTGGTTGGTTGCTAAAAGGAAGAGCAGAACGCGCGGTTATATCAGTGGTGGGAATGGGAGGACAAGGAAAAACCACTCTGGCaaaaaaagattttgacaaCCACAAGGTGATTGCTCACTTTGATTGCCATGCTTGGATCACAGTATCTCAATCCTATACTGTAGAAGGATTGTTGAGAGACATGCTGCACAAGTTTTGTGGAGATCCTCCTCAGGGTATTCTTCAAATGGATCGAGATTCATTGATTAATGCAGTTAGAGACTACTTGCAGCAAAAGAGGTACGTTGTTGTGTTTGATGATGTGTGGAACAAACATTTTTGGGATGAAATTCAATTTGCTGTGATTGACAATAAAAATGGAAGTAGGATAGTTATCACCACAAGAAAAATGGAGGTAATCATGTCTTGTAAGAAATCTTCTCTGGTTCAAGTGCATGAGTTGCAACCTTTAACTCAAGAGCAGTCCTTGGAGTTGTTTTATAAGAAGGCATTCCGATTTGACTTTGATGGATGTTGTCCAGAAGAACTTACTGAGATATCTTCTAAAATTGTTAAAAAATGCAATGGATTACCACTAGCAATAGTAACCATTGGTGGTTTTTTATctacaaaagagaaaaatccATTTGAATGGACAAGGTTTAGTCAAAATCTGAGTTCAGAGCTGGACAAAGATTCTCATTTGATTGGTATAACAAAAATTTTGGGTTTTAGTTATGATGACTTGCCTTACTATCTAAAGTCATGCTTCCTGTATTTTGGAGTATATCCTGAAGATTATGAAGTCAAATCGGAAAGATTGATTCGGCAGTGGATAGCTGAAGGGTTTGTCAAAGAGGAAAAAGGGAAAACCTTGGCGgaagttgctcaaggatatttAACAGAGTTGATCCATAGGAGTTTGGTGCAAGTTTCTTCAGTTAGCATTGATGGCAAAGCTGAAGGTTGTCGTGTACATGACCTGATACGTGAAATGATCCTTAAAAAACTTGAGGATTTAAGTTTTTGCAAGTTCATTGGTGAAGATGATCAGTCACGCTCAGCTTTAAGTGGGATAAGTCGGCGCCTATCAATAGCAACCACTTCCAATGATTTAATTGGAAATATTAGAAGCTCTCACATACGATCATTGCTTTTTTTCACAAATGAAGAATTACCTGAATACCTTGTCAGAGAAATCCCTACAAAATACAAGCTAAAGGTACTTGATTTTCAATTAAATAAGTTGACTTGTGTTCCTAAAGATTTAGGGAACTTGATTCACTTGAAGTATTTAAGCTTAAGGACAACAGGCATATGGAGTCTTCCAAAATGCATTGGTAAGCTCCAGCACCTTGAGACCTTGGATCTAAGGGGGACAAGTGTGAGAGACATACCAAAGGAGGTTAGCAAGCTTAGAAAGCTGCAACATCTTCTGGGAGATAGTATGTGTTTGGTTCAACTAAAAGATGGTATTGGAGGCATGACATCCCTACAAACGCTAAAGAAGGTGTATATAGATGAAGATGGAGGAGTGGATCTAATTAGAGAGCTGGGAAAGCTAAGGCTGTTAAGGGAATTGAGTCTGACTAATGTTAGGGGAGAGCACGGAAGCACTCTAAGTTCCTCAATAAATGTCATGGAACACTTGGAGAAACTACATATTCACACAACAATATCTGAAGAGATTGATTTGCATTTGATTTCACCCCCACAAAAGTTTCAGGATCTTTACCTGTGTGGGAAGATAAATAGATTGCTAGATTGGGTTCCAAAGCTACAAAATCTTGTAAAGTTGTACTTGCAATCCAAGTTGACTGATGATGAATCACTACAAAATATGTCAAGCTTGCTGTACTTGCATTTCTCATGTCGTTTACATTCATATGAAGGTGAAACTTTGTATTTTCATGATGGGGGGTTTCAGAAACTAAAGGAACTACACATTGCACACTTGCCTAAATTGAGTTCCATCCTTATTGATAGAGGAGCACTGCCTTCTCTAAAAATGCTTGAGTTAACGTCTCTCCCCGAACTTCAGAAGATACCCTCTGTCATCCAGCACTTGGACAAACTTGAAGTTCTCCAACTTAATTATATGAATGTTTACCCGAGCTCTTTTCCAAGTGGAGGACCAAGCATCGCCATGAAGCAGGTGGTCCAAGTAAAAATTCGCAGTTATGATCGCTCACGTGGATCCTATACCGAGGTCATTCCTTACTCAAGGAGTTAA